A genomic stretch from Streptomyces sp. QL37 includes:
- a CDS encoding glutamyl-tRNA reductase, whose protein sequence is MSLLVVGLSHRSAPVSVLERASLAVEARTKLLQDTLAAEPATEAAVLATCNRIELYADVDKFHAGVAELSTLLAQHSGVGLDELTPYLYVHYEDRAVHHLFSVACGLDSMVVGEGQILGQIKDALALGQELHTAGRLLNDLFQQALRVGKRAHSETGIDRAGQSLVTFGLEQLADGAEVTQWAAGKRALVIGAGSMSSLAAATLARAGVDEIVVANRTRARADRLVEILGQAGVPTARAVEMDGVAGELARADVVVSCTGATGLVLTAEAVAGALGVEFDTAERAAEAPAAPADELDQHAAWVENGSATAAAQDRAVRRVPVRPASTGPARLHLLDLAMPRDIDGAAHRVAGVRLVDIESLAEASADAPMAADVDQVRTIVADEVAAFGAAQRAAHITPTVVALRTMAADVVAGEIARLDGRLPDLDEKQRAEITQTVRRVVDKLLHAPTVRVKQLASEPGGAGYADALRELFDLDPQTVAAVSRADLNDPNRGRS, encoded by the coding sequence ATGAGTCTCCTGGTCGTAGGGCTGAGTCACCGCAGCGCCCCCGTCTCCGTGCTGGAGCGGGCGTCCCTGGCGGTCGAGGCCCGGACGAAGCTGCTTCAGGACACCCTCGCCGCGGAGCCCGCGACCGAGGCCGCGGTCCTGGCCACCTGCAACCGCATCGAGCTGTACGCGGACGTGGACAAGTTCCACGCGGGTGTCGCCGAGCTGTCCACCCTCCTCGCGCAGCACAGCGGGGTCGGGCTGGACGAACTCACTCCCTATCTTTATGTGCACTACGAGGACCGCGCCGTCCATCACCTCTTCTCGGTGGCGTGCGGGCTGGACTCGATGGTCGTCGGCGAGGGGCAGATCCTCGGCCAGATCAAGGACGCGCTCGCGCTGGGGCAGGAGCTCCACACCGCCGGCCGGCTGTTGAACGACCTCTTCCAGCAGGCCCTGCGGGTCGGCAAGCGCGCCCACAGCGAGACGGGGATCGACCGTGCCGGGCAGTCGCTCGTCACCTTCGGTCTCGAGCAGCTGGCCGACGGTGCGGAGGTCACCCAGTGGGCGGCCGGCAAGCGCGCCCTGGTGATAGGCGCGGGCTCGATGTCCTCGCTCGCAGCCGCGACCCTGGCCCGTGCGGGCGTCGACGAGATCGTCGTCGCCAACCGGACGCGGGCGCGTGCCGACCGGCTCGTCGAGATCCTCGGCCAGGCCGGTGTCCCGACGGCGCGCGCCGTGGAGATGGACGGCGTCGCGGGTGAACTGGCACGAGCCGATGTCGTCGTCTCCTGCACGGGCGCGACCGGTCTCGTGCTGACCGCGGAGGCCGTCGCCGGTGCGCTCGGCGTCGAGTTCGACACCGCGGAGCGGGCGGCCGAGGCCCCCGCCGCCCCGGCCGACGAGCTGGACCAGCACGCCGCGTGGGTGGAGAACGGTTCCGCCACCGCTGCCGCACAGGACCGGGCCGTGCGCCGGGTGCCCGTACGTCCGGCCTCCACCGGACCCGCCCGGCTCCACCTGCTCGACCTCGCGATGCCGCGCGACATCGACGGAGCGGCCCACCGCGTCGCCGGTGTGCGCCTCGTCGACATCGAGTCGCTCGCCGAGGCGTCCGCGGACGCCCCGATGGCCGCCGATGTGGACCAGGTGCGCACCATCGTCGCCGACGAGGTCGCCGCCTTCGGAGCCGCCCAGCGCGCCGCGCACATCACCCCGACCGTCGTCGCCCTGCGCACCATGGCCGCCGATGTGGTGGCCGGCGAGATCGCGCGGCTCGACGGTCGCCTCCCCGACCTGGACGAGAAGCAGCGCGCCGAGATCACGCAGACCGTGCGCCGCGTCGTCGACAAGCTCCTGCACGCGCCCACCGTGCGGGTCAAGCAGCTCGCCAGCGAGCCCGGCGGCGCCGGGTACGCCGATGCGCTGCGGGAACTCTTCGACCTCGACCCGCAGACGGTGGCCGCCGTCTCACGGGCAGACCTGAACGACCCGAATAGAGGGCGGTCATGA
- a CDS encoding redox-sensing transcriptional repressor Rex: MATGRTHRPATRSRGIPEATVARLPLYLRALTALSERSVPTVSSEELAAAAGVNSAKLRKDFSYLGSYGTRGVGYDVEYLVYQISRELGLTQDWPVAIVGIGNLGAALANYGGFASRGFRVAALIDADPAMAGTPVAGIAVQHTDDLDRIISDNGVSIGVITTPPGAAQQVCDRLVAAGVTSILNFAPTVLSVPDGVDVRKVDLSIELQILAFHEQRKAGEEAAADGRAGDEDADEAPPMRATPSGRKGPDGDMPAVMPA, from the coding sequence GTGGCAACTGGCCGAACTCACCGACCGGCGACCCGTAGCCGAGGCATTCCCGAGGCCACCGTCGCCCGGCTTCCGCTGTATCTCCGCGCACTGACGGCGCTCTCCGAGCGCTCGGTTCCCACGGTCTCGTCCGAGGAACTCGCCGCGGCGGCGGGAGTCAATTCCGCCAAGCTGCGCAAGGACTTCAGCTACCTGGGCTCCTACGGCACGCGTGGTGTCGGGTACGACGTCGAGTATCTCGTCTACCAGATCTCGCGAGAGCTGGGGCTCACCCAGGACTGGCCGGTCGCGATCGTCGGTATCGGTAACCTCGGCGCCGCGCTCGCCAACTACGGCGGTTTCGCCTCCCGCGGGTTCCGGGTCGCCGCGCTGATCGACGCCGACCCCGCCATGGCGGGTACGCCCGTGGCAGGGATCGCCGTCCAGCACACCGACGACCTGGACCGGATCATCAGCGACAACGGTGTGTCCATCGGTGTCATCACCACCCCGCCCGGCGCCGCCCAGCAGGTCTGCGACCGGCTCGTCGCCGCGGGTGTGACCTCCATCCTGAACTTCGCGCCGACGGTGCTCTCCGTGCCCGACGGCGTCGACGTACGCAAGGTCGATCTCTCGATCGAGCTGCAGATCCTCGCCTTCCACGAGCAGCGCAAGGCCGGCGAGGAGGCCGCTGCCGACGGCAGGGCGGGCGACGAGGACGCCGACGAGGCGCCGCCGATGCGTGCCACGCCCTCCGGCCGGAAGGGACCTGACGGGGACATGCCCGCCGTGATGCCGGCATGA
- a CDS encoding glutaredoxin family protein codes for MSALLRRTRKNPADRVVTLVGKPGCHLCDDARLVVSEVCEETGASWVEKDITRDEALYKEYWEQIPVVLIDDEQHTFWRVDPARLRTALRT; via the coding sequence ATGAGTGCTCTGCTGCGTCGTACGAGGAAGAACCCCGCGGACCGGGTGGTGACCCTGGTGGGGAAGCCCGGCTGTCATCTCTGTGACGATGCCCGGCTGGTGGTGAGCGAGGTCTGTGAGGAGACCGGTGCGTCCTGGGTGGAGAAGGACATCACGCGGGACGAGGCGCTGTACAAGGAGTACTGGGAGCAGATCCCGGTGGTCCTGATCGATGACGAGCAGCACACCTTCTGGCGGGTGGATCCGGCGCGGCTGCGCACCGCACTGCGTACGTGA
- a CDS encoding HAD-IB family hydrolase — MAALGWLTPRRRPATARSVLAGEAAAEAAQKSALPAGAEELPTTLEEALEPVFPVAGDTRAAAFFDLDNTVMQGAAIFHFGRGLYKRKFFQRRELTRFAWQQAWFRLAGVEDPEHMQDARDSALSIVKGHRVSELMSIGEEIYDEYMADRIWPGTRALAQAHLDAGQKVWLVTAAPVETATIIARRLGLTGALGTVAESVDGVYTGRLVGEPLHGPAKAEAVRALAAAEGLDLERCAAYSDSHNDIPMLSLVGHPYAINPDAKLRKHARSLDWRLRDYRTGRKAAKVGIPAAAGVGALAGGTAAAVAIHRRRR, encoded by the coding sequence ATGGCCGCACTTGGATGGCTCACCCCCCGCAGGCGCCCCGCCACGGCACGCAGCGTGCTCGCAGGCGAGGCCGCAGCCGAGGCCGCGCAGAAGTCGGCACTGCCGGCAGGCGCCGAAGAGCTGCCCACCACCCTCGAAGAGGCCCTGGAGCCCGTCTTCCCGGTGGCCGGGGACACCCGCGCGGCGGCCTTCTTCGATCTGGACAACACCGTGATGCAGGGCGCCGCGATCTTCCACTTCGGCCGCGGCCTGTACAAGCGGAAGTTCTTCCAGCGGCGCGAACTCACCAGGTTCGCCTGGCAGCAGGCCTGGTTCAGGCTGGCCGGCGTCGAGGACCCGGAACACATGCAGGACGCCCGCGACAGCGCCCTGTCCATCGTCAAGGGCCACCGCGTCTCCGAGCTGATGTCCATCGGCGAGGAGATCTACGACGAGTACATGGCCGACCGCATCTGGCCCGGCACCCGTGCCCTGGCCCAGGCCCACCTCGACGCGGGCCAGAAGGTCTGGCTGGTCACCGCCGCCCCGGTGGAGACCGCCACGATCATCGCCCGCCGCCTCGGCCTCACCGGAGCCCTGGGCACGGTCGCCGAGTCGGTCGACGGCGTCTACACCGGCCGGCTGGTCGGCGAGCCCCTGCACGGCCCGGCGAAGGCCGAAGCCGTACGCGCCCTGGCGGCGGCCGAGGGCCTGGACCTGGAGCGCTGCGCCGCGTACAGCGACTCGCACAACGACATCCCCATGCTGTCCCTGGTCGGCCACCCGTACGCGATCAACCCGGACGCCAAACTCCGCAAGCACGCCCGTTCCCTGGACTGGCGGCTCCGCGACTACCGCACCGGCCGCAAGGCGGCCAAGGTCGGAATCCCCGCCGCGGCGGGCGTCGGCGCGCTGGCCGGCGGCACTGCCGCCGCCGTGGCGATCCACCGCCGCCGCCGCTGA
- a CDS encoding sigma-70 family RNA polymerase sigma factor — translation MYPHVGVDTSGLATLRATVLDRLRGFVPTAYAVPQFATPVPAGPCYALAERSAAVGRRSNRGTAAAASSAPVRRPTADSDSARMMDLVERAQAGEAEAFGRLYDQYSDTVYRYIYYRVGGKATAEDLTSETFLRALRRISTFTWQGRDFGAWLVTIARNLVADHFKSSRFRLEVTTGEMLDANEVARSPEDSVLESLSNAALLQAVRRLNPQQQECVTLRFLQGLSVAETARVMGKNEGAIKTLQYRAVRTLARLLPDDAR, via the coding sequence GTGTACCCACACGTCGGGGTTGACACCTCGGGCCTGGCTACGCTGCGCGCAACGGTCCTCGACCGCTTGCGCGGCTTCGTCCCCACCGCGTACGCCGTCCCCCAATTTGCCACCCCTGTACCTGCCGGCCCTTGCTATGCGCTGGCCGAACGCAGCGCGGCCGTCGGAAGACGCAGCAACCGCGGCACTGCGGCTGCCGCGTCGTCGGCTCCCGTCCGCCGCCCGACAGCCGACAGCGACAGCGCGCGCATGATGGATCTCGTCGAGCGCGCGCAGGCCGGTGAGGCCGAGGCCTTCGGCCGCCTGTACGACCAGTACAGCGACACCGTGTACCGGTACATCTACTACCGCGTGGGAGGCAAGGCGACAGCGGAGGACCTCACCAGCGAGACGTTCCTGCGCGCACTGCGCCGCATCTCCACCTTCACCTGGCAGGGCCGCGATTTCGGCGCCTGGCTGGTCACGATCGCTCGGAACCTGGTCGCCGACCACTTCAAATCGAGTCGATTCCGACTCGAAGTGACCACCGGCGAAATGCTCGACGCCAACGAGGTCGCACGGAGCCCGGAGGACTCCGTCCTGGAATCCCTCTCCAACGCCGCACTGCTGCAAGCCGTACGACGGCTCAACCCACAGCAGCAGGAGTGCGTGACCCTCAGATTCCTTCAGGGTCTCTCGGTCGCCGAGACCGCCCGGGTCATGGGAAAGAACGAGGGCGCGATCAAAACCTTGCAGTACCGAGCCGTGCGTACGCTCGCGCGACTTCTGCCGGACGACGCCCGCTGA